The sequence CAATCGATGCCGTTCACATCGGCCAGGGCTTTCATCAGGTCTGCCAGCCGCCGCTTTTTATACAGGTCCAATCCATAATACGTGGAATCTTGGGCTATCAACAACAGCTCTTTGGTGCCATTGGCAGCTTTGTGCTCCGCCTCTTTCACCAACTCCTCTATGGGCTTAGAAACATGACCACCGCGCATTAATGGAATGGCACAAAAGGAACATGGCCGATCACAGCCTTCTGAGATTTTCATGTATGCATAGTGGGAAGGATGGGTCAACAACCGCTCCCCGACCAGCTCATGCTTATAATCTGCCTTAAACTTCTTTAATAACGCCGGCAGGTCACGCGTGCCAAAAAAGGCATCCACCTGCGGAATTTCCTTTTCCAAATCATCCTTGTACCGCTGAGAAAGGCAGCCTGTCACATACACCTTCTCCACCAAGCCCTTCTCCTTGGCATCCACATACTGCAAAATCGTATCTATGGACTCCTGCTTGGCATTATCGATAAACCCGCAGGTATTGATGATAATGACATTATTATCTTGCTGCAAGGATTCATGAGACACCTCTATCCCATTCCCTTTCAGCTGGGTCAACATCACCTCCGAATCCACCAAATTTTTGGAGCACCCCATGGTGACAATGTTTACCTTGTCTTTTTTTAATGTTCTCGCCTTCAAATCATTTCTTCTTTGCTGCAAAAGTACAAAAATAAAAGCAAAGGGCAGATATAAAGGCCGGTAGGATATTTTTCAGTAAGGCTACTTGGTAAGCTCACAGCAAAAAGAATGAAATAAAAACAGGAAATGGAAATAAAAAAATGTCCGGCATCAGGGATATCGCTTGGCCAATTGACTGCGTCATGGATGGCAAAGGCGTTTTCACCTGACCCCGGACATGCTATACTTTCCTTACACTTTCCAGCCGTCTCGATAGGTTCGGCCTACGTACTGGTTGGCTTCTTCAAGATTGGTGATTTGCATGTTGTCACCATCCCAAAGCAGTTTCTTTCTGCCAAAATACTCCATTCCTCCATTACTATTTTCCCTTCTGAGCATATAGCTTCGAATGGCCAGGTTACCCATTAGGACCGTTTCAGTCATCGGGCCAGCATAGTCAAACGAAGATGTCAGCTCATTATGCTCTTTGCTTCCGAATCCTGCTTTACAGGCATCCACCCACTTGCGCTGATGGCCATATTCAGGCTCTGGAAAATCCTCCGTCTGGGGACCAAACTCAGTGGTGCCGTCGTTGAGGTATAGTTTTGGCATTAGCGGACTACTATCGTTGATATTGGTAGAAATGATTCCCTTTTCACCAATGATCAAAACGCCATTGGCACTGTCTGTTCCTCCGATATCATGGTCTGCAGGGATAATATCAGGGTGTGCAGGACGAATACCACCATCACTCCAAGTCATTTCAATAGGAGATTTACTCTTCTCTGTAGCATCAAACTTCAACGAAATAAAAGAGGAAGCAGGACATCCTTCAGGGTGATAATCCGGTGTCCACATTTTGGTATACACCGCTCCTACGCTACATTCAGCAGATTTAGGGTAATGCAGTCCCAAGGTACGGTAAGGTATGTCCACCAAGTGACATCCTACATCTCCTAATGCACCCGTACCGTAATCCCACCAACCTCGCCAGTTGAAGGGATGTAAGTTTGGCGTGTAAGGTATTTTAGGAGATGGTCCGAGCCATAGGTCCCAAGCGAGATCATCAGGTTTCTTACTTGGATCTGGCTGAGGAAAAGCATTTCCCTGAGGCCAAACAGGACGGTTGGTCCAGATTTCCACTTTGGAAATTTTGCCCAGCTTGTCGGAGTCAATCCATTGTTGCACCAAGTTCAATAGCGGGTTAGAGCCGCCTTGGTTTCCCATTTGGGTAACGACTTTTTGTTCGCGGGCCATTTGGGTAAGCAACCTGGCCTCACGAATATTGTGGGTCATGGGCTTTTGGACATATACGTGCTTGCCCCGCTCCATTGCAAAGGCCGCCGCAGGACCATGTACGTGGTCTGGTGTGGAAATCGTGACGGCATCGATGTCCTTTTCCTTTTCCAACATTTCCCTGAAGTCAGCATACAACTTGGCATTGGGGAAATTCTTTACCGACTGGGAAGCCGAACCGGAAAAGTCTACATCACAAAGTGCCACGACCCTTTCACGGCCATTGACAGACGCATTCTTGATATCGCTGGCTCCTTTTCCTCCAGCACCAATGGCAGCGATGTTCAGCTGGTCACTGGGTGCAGTAAAGCCCACACCTCCTAACACGTGACGGGGCACGATAAGGGCTGAAGAAGCCAAGGCAGCGTTCTTAATGAAATTTCTTCTCGAGTGTTGATCGATGGATTTTTTAGGTTTTTCCATGGGTTATATAAATTATTGAATTGATTGCTTAATCGAATTACCAACCTAAAATACGGCATTTTTATTTCTGTTGCACTATCATTCGAACAGATTATCGACCATCTTTCAGGATAATTTTCCTTTTAAGACTTTTAGCAAAAAATAAACATGCGCAAATACCTTTGTGTAAAATTTCGCATTACGAAAATATTTCCATAATTTAACAAATCATGATACAATATTAACCCTAAAAAACTAAACCTATGCCAACGCCAACCCCTAATGAACAAATACCCGGGCTCAGTATTTTTAAATTTGCGCCCTACGGTCTCCTCTTTTTTTAACCACAGGAGCCAATAAGGGCTTAAGCCTTCTCCAAAAGCCATAATCCACTAGAACGTAAATTTTAAAAGTCATTGAACGCTGCTTGATAGGTCAAGCTGGTAAACGCGCGCTCCTAAAATGCAAACGTTTTCATTTTGTACGAATAGTCAGATCAATCAAAACCCTATGTTAAAATAACTTTTATGGAAAATTACATCGATTCGGGATAACCTACCCGCTTCATCTTATTATCCGCACAACATTTATTCATAATTAACATTAAACCTATGGCTAAATTATTATCCAATTTTAAATTGGGGGTGGCACTGCTATGCCTTATGGCAAGCACATTAATTCCCCTTTCATTCGCTTTCGGGCAGTCAATACAAGTGACTGGAAAAGTCACCGATGCCGACAACGGGGAATCCATCCCCGGCGCAAGTATTTCCCAAAAAGGCACCACAAAAGGCACCATCACCGACCTTGATGGCAATTATTCCATTGAAGTAAGCGAAGGCGCTACCTTGGTTTTTTCCTTTATTGGCTACTCCACACAAGAAGTCCCTGTCAGTGGTCAATCCACCATAGACGTCTCCATGAAAACAGACATCAAAGGATTGGAAGAAGTGGTCGTAGTGGGCTATGGAACGCAAAAAAAGCAGGACCTTACCGGTGCTGTTTCCGTTGTGAAAATGGAGGAGATGACCCAACAGCCCAGCCCTCAGCTTACCAGTCAGCTCCAAGGAAGGGTCTCCGGGGTAACCATCACCGGCTCAGGCCAGCCTGGACAAGCTCCTGAAATCAAAATCAGGGGTGTAAACACCTTCGGGAACAATACGCCGCTTTTTATCGTCGATGGTGTCCCCACGCCAAACATCAACGACATCAATCCCAATGATGTAGAGACCATGCAAGTCCTCAAAGATGCAGGCGCCGCCTCTATTTATGGGTCCAGAGCTGCCAATGGAGTCATTATCGTGACCACCAAAAAAGGAAGGGGAGACGTCAAGGTCAATTACAACATGTACATCGGCTCCCAGCAAGTACAAGGAGGCAATCCATGGGACATTCTTTCGTCACAGGAAATGGCCGATCTCAAATTCATGGCACTGAGAAACACCAATCCAGGCGGAACCATCAATGACGATCAGTATGGCAGTGGCCCTGATCCGGTACTGCCAAATTATATTGCACCGGTAGGTGCACAAACGGTCGATGAATCCTTGTATAATGTCAATCCTTATTACACGGATCCCCAAGCACTGGATAATTTCTACCGAATAGTGGAAGCCAACAAAACCGGCACCAACTGGTTTCAAGAAATCTTCTCTCCTGCACGCATTCAAAGCCACAACCTCTCTGTGAACGGCGGAAGTGATAGGGCCAACTATTTCTTCTCCATGAGCTATTTTGATCAGCAAGGAACGCTCAACAATACTTACCTGAAACGGTACACCATTCGGTCAAACACTTCTTATAATGTGACCGATAATATTCGTATTGGTGAAAACCTGACCTATTCCATTTCCGAAAACCCCACTATCGACAACCTTACCGAGGGGAGTGCTATCGGCATGGCCTTTAGGCAGCAGCCCATCATCCCTGTCTATGACATCATGGGGAATTTTGCCGGATCCTTCGGATCAGGTTTAGGAAACGCTAAAAACCCGGTAGCCATCCAGGAAAGAACCAAAAACAATCGGGGTGTGGCCTCAAGGCTTTTTGGAAATGTATTTGCCGAAGTGGACTTCTTGGAGCACTTTACAGCCAGGACCAGCTTTGGTGGCCAGTATTACAGCAATACCTACAACCGCTTCCAATTTCCGGAATACGAAAACTCCGAAAACCTCAATGTCAATCAATATACGGAAGGGTCAAATTTCAACTTTAATTATACCTGGACCAACACCCTTACCTACAAAAGGGAATTCAACGAGCAGCATGACTTGACAGTCCTACTGGGCACTGAAGCCTACCGAAACAATGGCCGCAACATGGAGGCATTTACGCAGGGTTATTTTTCCTTCGATCCGGATTATGTGACCCTCACCAATGGTTCCGGCACCCAACAACATTCCAGTTCTGTGTATAAAGACGCCCTATTTTCCCTATTTGGCCGAGTGGATTACACCTATAACGATAAATACATCCTCAGCGCCACCGTCAGAAGGGACGGGTCTTCCCGTTTCCTAAACGAACAATATGGTGTCTTTCCAGCCGTCAGTGCTGGATGGAGAATATCGGAAGAGTCCTTTATGCCAGAAAATGGGTGGATCGATGATCTCAAACTACGCGGTGGATATGGTCAAATGGGAAATCAGCTAAATGTGGCTCCTGGCAACGCCTACTCTACCTATGAAGGCAATCGAAATGCCTCCTACTATCCTATCGATGGTAGCAACTCGACGATACAAGAAGGTTTTCAAGAACAACGAATCGGGAATCCTGATGCCAAGTGGGAACGAAACATTAACTCCAACATCGGGATAGACGCCAGCTTCTGGCAGGGCAAAGTGCAACTGACCTTGGATTACTATAATAAAACAGTGGACGATTTGCTCTACAACCCAGAAGTAATCGGCACCCAAGGTGCTGCTGAACCTCCTTACATCAACATCGCCAAGATGACCAACAAAGGGTTTGACATGGACGCCAGCACGTACTTTATCTTGGCTCCAGACCTGACGTTTACGACTACCCTTTCATTTACTACCTACAGCAATGAAATCGTGAAAATTGCAGACGGTGTTCCTTATTTTGACCAAGAAGGAAGAAGGTTTAACGGAAGCAACATCATCCGAAACCAAGTGGGACACCCGGTGAGTGAATTTTTCGGGTATCAAGTAGTCGGATTCTGGAATTCGGAACAAGAAATCAGCGATGCAAATGCCTCCGCAGCAGAAGCCACTGGTGATGCTGAAGCCGTTTATCAAGACGGCATTGGCTTAGGGAGGTTTAAGTATCAGGACACCAATGGTGATGGCGTCATCACACCGGACGACAGAACTCCACTGGGCAATCCAAACCCGAAATTCACTTACGGGATAAACCTTGGTTTGGAGTATCGCAATTGGGATTTCAGCATGTTCCTTTATGGTGTCAGCGGGAATGACATCTGGAACAACGTCAAGTGGTGGACGGATTTTTACAGTTCTTTCCAAGGAGCCAAAAGCCACACTGCCCTTTACGACTCTTGGACACCTGAAAACATGAACGCAACGGCACCTATCCAAGAAACGACAGGCTCATTCAGTACCGCTGGCGTACCCAATTCCTATTTCGTGGAAAACGGCAGCTACCTCCGGGCCAGGCAAACCCAAATTGGATACACCTTTAACCAATCATTCCTAGACCGTTACCATATCGGAGGGCTACGGCTTTATGCACAGGCAGCCAACCTGTTTACGATCACCAATTACTCCGGACTGGATCCTGAGATTTCCGGTGGCACCACTAGTTTTGGAATTGACGAGGGACAGTACCCCAATCAACGTCAATTTATCTTTGGCCTTAACTTAACGTTCTAAAACTTGAAACTTTATCAGTTATGAAATACGCAACTATCAAATATTTTATACTGGGCATGCTACTCATCGGTACGCTGCCATCATGCTCGGATGAATTCCTGGACCAACCGGCCTTGGGAGCATTGGGCGATGACGTCTTGGCCACCCGAGACGGGGTAAACAAACTGCTGATCGGTGCTTACGCCGCCCTCGACGGACAGGGTGAAGGCGGTACGGATGCGCTGGGCGGGGGAAATGGCTGGGAAGCTGCCCCTGAAAACTGGATCTATGGAACCGTAGCTGGAGGCGAAGCTTCCAAGGGAAGTTTTGCCGGTGACCAGCCCGCCATTGACCCGATTGTCAACTTCTATTCCAGCCCTTCCAATGGGTTCTTCAACACCAAATGGAAAGCCACTTTCGAGGGCATAAAAAGGACAAACAATGTTCTTAAGCTCCTTCCCAATGTACCTGAACTCACCGACAGTGAACGGCAGGACATTGCTGGGCAGGCCCGGTTTCTTCGCGGCCATTTCTATTTTGAACTGAAGAAAATGTTCAACATGGTCCCTTGGATCGATGAAACCACCGAAGACCCCAACCAACCCAACGACCAGGACATCTGGCCAATGATCGAAGCAGACTTTCAGTTTGCCTACGAAAACCTGCCTCCTACACAGCCCGAGTTTGCGCGCGCAAACAAATGGGCCGCGGCAGCTTACCTTGGAAAGACTTACTTGTACCAGAAAAAATACCAAGAAGCCAATACCATCTTCAAGGAGGTCATTGCCTCAGGGGTGAATCCAGCGGGGACCAAATATGCATTATTGGATAATTTCTCCGACAACTTTGATGCTGCCAAGGAGAATAATGCGGAAACGGTATTTGACATCCAGATGGTAGCCAATTCAGGGACCGGAACCATTTCCAACTCCAACTCAGGCAACATGCTCAATTTCCCGTACAACAGCCCTTTCAGGTGTTGCGGCTTTTACCAACCTACCCAAGATTTGGTGAATTCATTTAAGACAGATCCTGCCACAGGACTGCCTTATCTGGAAAACTACAACCAAAATCCTGTCAAATCAGACATGGGCATCACCTCCGCACAGGCATTCGACCCGTATACCGGATCATTGGATCCCAGGCTAGACTGGACTGTCGGAAGAAGAGGGGTACCTTACCATGACTGGGGACATCACCCTGGACAAAGCTGGGTCAGGGACCAAACGTACGGCGGCCCCTATGCCCCCAAGAAAACCATTTACTGGCAAGCCACCCAAAACCTGTATGCAGACCAAAGCTCATGGGCTCCAGGCACGGCCATTAATGTTCACATCATCCGCTTTGCGGACATTATCTTGATGTGTGCCGAGACAGAGGCCCACCTTGGAAATTTGATGGAAGCCATGAACCTGGTAAACCAAATCCGGGAACGCGCGATGAACCCTGACGGCTACCTCAAAACGTACATAGATGAAAGTGCTCCGATGGATGGCTTCACCAATACTCCTGCTGCCAATTACACCATCGAACTGTACACTGCAGCCCAGTTTGGCAGCCAGGAAGACGCCCTGAAGGCCATCTATTTCGAACGGAAACTGGAACTGGCCATGGAAGGTCACCGCTTCTTTGACCTGGTAAGGTGGGAAATCGCGGAGCAAGAGCTAAATGCTTATTTTGATTACCAAGGAAGCATTACCCAGGATGTAAAAGATGGAAGTTTCAGCGCTCCCAAAAACAATTACTACCCTATCCCTCAGCGTCAAATTGACCTGAGCGTAAAGGATGGAGAGCCGATGCTCAAGCAAAATCCAGGATATAACTAATCCGTAGTAGCTTTTGCTCATAACAAATTGGAGCTGGCTTCTAGGCGGTCATTTCGATCCAATATTATCGATAAATATGACTAGCAATTCCCCTACAAGCCAGCTCCTTTTTTATATTAATTAAATATTAAAAGTAAAGATTTGATTTAAACTATTCATAATGACACATCCTTATGAGCAGGTAAATAAATAACTACTTTTGATACTCGTACAGCAAACGATAACTTTTTCAACTCCTTGCTTTACTTTTTAAAAAGACGCTGATGAAAGTTGGCGTCTTTTTATTTGCTGTACCTATTCTTCGCCACCTTTGGTTGCTATTTGGCCACAGGTGAAGGCTGATAAGCACCGATAGGATGCTTAAAAAGTGGCAAATCCGTACTCATCCCTTATTTCCTTGGATGCATCCAGTCCATAGTTGAAAAGCCCTCCTTTTAGGGAAGCTATGCCCAGAAATATGGCTTGATCCAGAATAGCCCCTCTGGATAATAATGGATCAAGCCGAAAAGTTGGGGGCATTTTACTCCATAATGAAAATTGGCAGTTCCCCCAGAATAAACACTTTTAAACTGTTAGTAAAGAGATCTCAGCCTGAATTAAAGAACTTCAAGGGACTAAAAGCGATTCCCCTGATGGTTTTCAAGTGTGGCAAACGCATTTAATGCTAATTTCGTGTAGAGGAGCTATCATCCGTGCCGCTGGCACTCCTTCGGGAGGTTGAGGAGCGCTTAAGTTCCTGCGGATGAATCCGCAGGTTACAAAATTTATCGTGCCGCTGGCACTTTGCCCCGATTTGTACATTGGAAACCGCAGTAGCCTATGGTGCCGAATGGCGGAGTAGGCTGAAAGAATGAGTTGCTGATTTGGATCGTACAAGCCGTCGCAGCTATCTGCTCAGGTATAGTGGTTGGCTTGGTTGAGGTTAAACCCTGAATATGCGCTAGTAACTGAGCATCCTACCTAATCCGCCCTTGGCGGAGGGTCATATAGAAGGTGCAGGTGACCACCTGCACCAAAAATGATAACACACAAAAGGGTAAGTTCCGTAGGAACGGCAGATATAAATGCAAATTGGAATATTTTTTTAAAGGCGTTTGCCCTTGTGGAGGAAGTCCATCGTTTTATCGGCATGAAATTTTCTGAACGCTGATAAGTACCGATAGGATGCTTAAAAAGTGGCAAATCCGTACTCATGAATGCATCCAGTCCGTAGTTGAAAAACCCTCCTTTTAGGGATGCTATGCCCTGAAATATGGCTTGATCCACTAACACAACCTTGACTTTCTCCTTACTTACTCACCAGTTCCAACATATAGATGGTTTGCCAATCCTGTTCTTGCCCAAAAAACGCTTGATCTTTTGTCATCACCCATTGACCATTACCATTAACAACATCCCCTAAAAGCATCCCCTTAGGACATTGAATATCTGCCAGCACATTGCCTTTCAAATCAAACACCTGAACAAACCGTTCAGTGGCCCTATAAGCTTCCATTCGTCCTTCAAGGGTTTCAAAATCATACCGTGACTTTTCTTCTTCCCCCATTCCTTTCGAATAAACTGCCAAGATTTTATCTCCATAAAAGAGCACCTCACTCAGCCCTCCACTCCTGATAAACCGATTGACTTTTCAAACTGATCAGCCTTGTCAAAAGGCACACCTTCAGCACTAATGGCATCAGGAACTTTCATCTTCACCGTCTGCTGGAGTTTCAAATCCCCTTCTTTTTCACGGTAAATGTAAAATTGGTATTCCCTGGCAAAATACAATAACCAAACATCACCTTGCTTTATTACCGTAGGGAACGGCCAACCATGGTATTCTCCGTCTTTAAATTTACTGGTCGATGGAAAAGCCATTGTACTCCGAAAATCACCAGTTCTGGGATTGAGCACTTCAAGAATAGGCTTTTCATAAACTGACTTCATGATCTCCCCAAGGCCTTCCCCAGGTAAATCACCTCTTTCCGGTCTATAATAGGCCAGCTCCTCTTGCAACTTGAAAAATGGTCTCCCCTTGTATCCGTTCAGGTAATAATAATTACCTGAAATTTCGTGCCGTTTGTCCAATTTCCCTTCATCCCCCAAAACCAGCAACCCCTTCACCCCTTCAAGGATGCTCAAATGCCCATCTACGAACCCAGCAACCTGGACCCCAGCAATGGCATCAGGCCCGTCTTTTTTGAGGCGAACGCTATCCACAATATTCCCTTCAGCATCAAGAAACAGAAACTCTCTATCTCCATGTCCTTTGGCTAGGTATTCATCTCGCTCAGACGAATAATCGGACAGATAGAAATTTCCTAAATAATCTACACGGACAGAATCCACTATGTCCAGGGAATAGCTTTTTTGGAAATGCTTCTTCTCGGAAGGGTTATTACAGCCAGTTAAAAACATCACAACCAGCAAGCCAAAAAGTAACCTTATCATAAATAGCGGAAGTTTATTTATTCCAACTTACGCTAACAAATCCATTTCTACCAACCTAACATGTTAATTTAAGTAAAAACCACCAATCACTTTTCCACGAGCCTGGCTTTGTATACCAAAAAATCCTCCTGCTCCACCTCTTCCCTCAACGGCTTCATAAACCAGATATCTTCTCCTATTACCCTGAAGCTATTGAAGGCCATATCCGGCATTTCCATTTGGTAAGTGACTACTTCTTCATCTCTCAAAACCATCACCTCCGAACTTAATTTTTTCCACAATTCGTTCATTTTATGGCGTCGGGTTTCCTTAACCATTACACCTTGTAGGTCTCTCAACTCCTCGGAGGTTGCTGCCCTGGTATAGCTGATCAGAATTTTGTCATCAACCATTTCCATGCTCAAGATTCTGGCGGGATAGTTATCGACCACCAATTCCCCAAAATCAATTTCCTCAAACGCCCTCCCTTTATTCCCTCCAAAGCCTGGAATATTTAACGGAAGGGAACGTACCAAAGCAGGCTGGTCACTGGAAAAATCATACATGTACAGGATATCTTCATTCTGAAAAGCCAAATACAGTATTTCAGCATCCTCATCAAAATAGAAAACAGGCCTAAAATCTTCAAAAGCGAACGCCTTGCCATTGAGAAACTTACTCCCCTTAGGAAAAGGCAGTATATTTTTGGTCTCCCCATTTTCCAAGTTCGTGACAAGGAGATTCTTTCGTTGCGCAAAAAAGGTATGGTTCCACCCCTCACCAGCCTCCATAACATCACGGTGATGCAGCAGATACTCGACGCCCTCTTTCTCAATGACCTGATTGTCCCGATAGATATTAAACAATTTATGAAAACTACTGGGCATCCCCGCTTCGGATCGCTTTGAAAAAACCAAATCACCATTTGGCTGAAAAACCCTGATCCCATTCATGCTATCATGGGTCACCACATTTCCTTCTTGGGTACAAATCAAATTATCGGTTGTGATTATAAATGCTCCAGGATCATCCCCCTCTTTGGTCCAGTCATGCACCGGCACACCGTCTTGGGTAAAGGCCAAGACCCTTGGATGAACACCATCT comes from Echinicola vietnamensis DSM 17526 and encodes:
- the rimO gene encoding 30S ribosomal protein S12 methylthiotransferase RimO, translating into MKARTLKKDKVNIVTMGCSKNLVDSEVMLTQLKGNGIEVSHESLQQDNNVIIINTCGFIDNAKQESIDTILQYVDAKEKGLVEKVYVTGCLSQRYKDDLEKEIPQVDAFFGTRDLPALLKKFKADYKHELVGERLLTHPSHYAYMKISEGCDRPCSFCAIPLMRGGHVSKPIEELVKEAEHKAANGTKELLLIAQDSTYYGLDLYKKRRLADLMKALADVNGIDWVRLHYAYPTGFPMDVIDVMAEHPNICNYLDIPLQHGSSDVLKVMRRGTSREKQEELIHRIREKIPGIGIRTTLIAGHPGEGEKEFQEMVDFVERMKFERLGVFTYSHEEDTHAFTMNDDVPDEEKQARANHLMEVQEQISFDLNQEKVGQTFKVLVDKKENGYFVGRTEFDSVEVDNEVLIDASKHYCRVGDFVQVKVNDATEFDLYGDVVD
- a CDS encoding Gfo/Idh/MocA family protein; this encodes MEKPKKSIDQHSRRNFIKNAALASSALIVPRHVLGGVGFTAPSDQLNIAAIGAGGKGASDIKNASVNGRERVVALCDVDFSGSASQSVKNFPNAKLYADFREMLEKEKDIDAVTISTPDHVHGPAAAFAMERGKHVYVQKPMTHNIREARLLTQMAREQKVVTQMGNQGGSNPLLNLVQQWIDSDKLGKISKVEIWTNRPVWPQGNAFPQPDPSKKPDDLAWDLWLGPSPKIPYTPNLHPFNWRGWWDYGTGALGDVGCHLVDIPYRTLGLHYPKSAECSVGAVYTKMWTPDYHPEGCPASSFISLKFDATEKSKSPIEMTWSDGGIRPAHPDIIPADHDIGGTDSANGVLIIGEKGIISTNINDSSPLMPKLYLNDGTTEFGPQTEDFPEPEYGHQRKWVDACKAGFGSKEHNELTSSFDYAGPMTETVLMGNLAIRSYMLRRENSNGGMEYFGRKKLLWDGDNMQITNLEEANQYVGRTYRDGWKV
- a CDS encoding SusC/RagA family TonB-linked outer membrane protein, producing the protein MAKLLSNFKLGVALLCLMASTLIPLSFAFGQSIQVTGKVTDADNGESIPGASISQKGTTKGTITDLDGNYSIEVSEGATLVFSFIGYSTQEVPVSGQSTIDVSMKTDIKGLEEVVVVGYGTQKKQDLTGAVSVVKMEEMTQQPSPQLTSQLQGRVSGVTITGSGQPGQAPEIKIRGVNTFGNNTPLFIVDGVPTPNINDINPNDVETMQVLKDAGAASIYGSRAANGVIIVTTKKGRGDVKVNYNMYIGSQQVQGGNPWDILSSQEMADLKFMALRNTNPGGTINDDQYGSGPDPVLPNYIAPVGAQTVDESLYNVNPYYTDPQALDNFYRIVEANKTGTNWFQEIFSPARIQSHNLSVNGGSDRANYFFSMSYFDQQGTLNNTYLKRYTIRSNTSYNVTDNIRIGENLTYSISENPTIDNLTEGSAIGMAFRQQPIIPVYDIMGNFAGSFGSGLGNAKNPVAIQERTKNNRGVASRLFGNVFAEVDFLEHFTARTSFGGQYYSNTYNRFQFPEYENSENLNVNQYTEGSNFNFNYTWTNTLTYKREFNEQHDLTVLLGTEAYRNNGRNMEAFTQGYFSFDPDYVTLTNGSGTQQHSSSVYKDALFSLFGRVDYTYNDKYILSATVRRDGSSRFLNEQYGVFPAVSAGWRISEESFMPENGWIDDLKLRGGYGQMGNQLNVAPGNAYSTYEGNRNASYYPIDGSNSTIQEGFQEQRIGNPDAKWERNINSNIGIDASFWQGKVQLTLDYYNKTVDDLLYNPEVIGTQGAAEPPYINIAKMTNKGFDMDASTYFILAPDLTFTTTLSFTTYSNEIVKIADGVPYFDQEGRRFNGSNIIRNQVGHPVSEFFGYQVVGFWNSEQEISDANASAAEATGDAEAVYQDGIGLGRFKYQDTNGDGVITPDDRTPLGNPNPKFTYGINLGLEYRNWDFSMFLYGVSGNDIWNNVKWWTDFYSSFQGAKSHTALYDSWTPENMNATAPIQETTGSFSTAGVPNSYFVENGSYLRARQTQIGYTFNQSFLDRYHIGGLRLYAQAANLFTITNYSGLDPEISGGTTSFGIDEGQYPNQRQFIFGLNLTF
- a CDS encoding RagB/SusD family nutrient uptake outer membrane protein codes for the protein MKYATIKYFILGMLLIGTLPSCSDEFLDQPALGALGDDVLATRDGVNKLLIGAYAALDGQGEGGTDALGGGNGWEAAPENWIYGTVAGGEASKGSFAGDQPAIDPIVNFYSSPSNGFFNTKWKATFEGIKRTNNVLKLLPNVPELTDSERQDIAGQARFLRGHFYFELKKMFNMVPWIDETTEDPNQPNDQDIWPMIEADFQFAYENLPPTQPEFARANKWAAAAYLGKTYLYQKKYQEANTIFKEVIASGVNPAGTKYALLDNFSDNFDAAKENNAETVFDIQMVANSGTGTISNSNSGNMLNFPYNSPFRCCGFYQPTQDLVNSFKTDPATGLPYLENYNQNPVKSDMGITSAQAFDPYTGSLDPRLDWTVGRRGVPYHDWGHHPGQSWVRDQTYGGPYAPKKTIYWQATQNLYADQSSWAPGTAINVHIIRFADIILMCAETEAHLGNLMEAMNLVNQIRERAMNPDGYLKTYIDESAPMDGFTNTPAANYTIELYTAAQFGSQEDALKAIYFERKLELAMEGHRFFDLVRWEIAEQELNAYFDYQGSITQDVKDGSFSAPKNNYYPIPQRQIDLSVKDGEPMLKQNPGYN